A portion of the Kwoniella newhampshirensis strain CBS 13917 chromosome 1, whole genome shotgun sequence genome contains these proteins:
- a CDS encoding proline-tRNA ligase: MSSAAVTDATILDRLQQLQVSHPEVVSHAPVKGSAEWKAELATSSPTLAETLLTKTLLFKPKTAKLATPTPVLVLAQDTTETPSAAIGKLLELKELRLASEDLIKEVLPSAASKDDVSALALPKPVPETLHLLLDAALVQSEEQHALHLTTSATTVLLKGSDIKSYLESLVEHGQGVKVVDFAELKASAPAPAEKKPAAAPKEKKPTSAAAPAGPEDDKYEMAIRFKKDEDFSGWYTDVLLKGQMIDYYDISGCYILRPWSYSIWQTIQNWFDDEIKKLGVNDCYFPMFVSRARLEKEKDHIEGFAPEVAWVTKAGKSDLEEHIAIRPTSETVMYPAYAKWINSHRDLPLKLNQWNSVVRWEFKNPQPFLRTREFLWQEGHTAFLEKAEADKEVMDILKLYQAVYQDLLAVPVIPGKKSENEKFAGGDYTTTVEGFIPTSGRGIQGATSHHLGQNFSKMFDITVQSPTKSDDRLFVYQNSWGLSTRTIGVMVMTHGDDQGLVLPPRVALQQVVVVPVGLSKGEGKNQPIYDACLKLERELVAAGIRAKADLREGYTPGWKFNDWELQGVPLRLELGPRDIAANTTLSVRRYDNHKTSLPLADISNTVRTYLDEIQASMLARATDIVNSRLMNVTNWDDVVPTLDAKNVLVLPWCEDSQCEDDIKERSKGQAMKGVAEDSKAPSAGAKSLCIPFDQKRFGPFPDGEEQKCVQCGKKAKSWTLFGRSESTCSDIK; encoded by the exons atgtccTCCGCCGCTGTCACCGACGCGACCATCCTTGATCGACTCCAGCAACTTCAGGTGTCTCATCCCGAAGTGGTCTCCCACGCACCTGTAAAGGGTTCTGCCGAATGGAAGGCCGAATTGGCCACATCATCCCCTACCTTGGCCGAGACTCTTCTCACCAAGACGTTACTTTTCAAGCCCAAGACGGCGAAATTGGCTACTCCTACTCCTGTATTGGTCTTGGCTCAAGATACCACCGAAACTCCTTCGGCGGCCATTGGCAAATTATTGGAATTGAAGGAACTTCGACTGGCCTCTGAAGATCTGATCAAGGAAGTCTTGCCCTCAGCAGCGTCAAAGGATGACGTCTCggctctcgctcttcccaAACCCGTTCCCGAGACTCTACATCTTCTCCTGGATGCCGCTCTCGTTCAATCAGAAGAACAGCATGCTCTtcatctcaccacctcAGCCACTACCGTCCTCCTCAAGGGATCAGATATCAAGTCGTACCTCGAGAGTCTGGTGGAGCACGGTCAAGGTGTCAAGGTGGTTGACTTTGCAGAGCTCAAGGCgtctgctcctgctcctgctgagaagaagcCTGCCGCTGC tcccaaggagaagaagcctACTTCCGCCGCTGCTCCTGCCGGTCCCGAGGATGACAAGTACGAGATGGCCATCCGTttcaagaaggacgaggactTTTCTGGCTGGTACACTGAT GTCCTTCTCAAGGGTCAAATGATCGACTACTACGACATCTCTGGTTGTTACATCCTCCGTCCCTGGTCTTACTCCATTTGGCAGACTATtcaga ACTGgttcgacgatgagatTAAGAAGCTTGGTGTGAACGACTGTTACTTCCCTATGTTCGTTTCCAGAGCGAGATtggaaaaggagaaagatcaCATTGAGGGTTTCGCTCCTGAAGTCGCTTGGGTGACAAAAGC CGGCAAGTCCGACCTTGAGGAGCATATCGCTATCAGGCCTACTTCCGAGACTGTCATGTACCCTG CGTACGCCAAATGGATCAACTCTCATCGAGACCTTCCCCTCAAACTCAACCAATGGAATTCCGTTGTCAGATGGGAGTTCAAGAACCCTC AACCCTTCCTCCGAACCCGAGAATTCCTCTGGCAAGAAGGTCACACAGCTTTCCTCGAAAAggctgaagctgacaagGAGGTTATGGACATCCTCAAGCTCTACCAAGCCGTCTACCAAGACTTGCTTGCCGTCCCCGTCATTCCCGGAAAGAAGTCTGAAAATGAGAAATTCGCTGGTGGAGATTACACCACTACCGTTGAGGGTTTCATTCCTACTTCCGGTCGAGGAATCCAAGGAGCCACCTCTCACCACCTCGGACAAAACTTCTCCAAGATGTTTGACATCACCGTTCAATCTCCCACAAAATCAGACGACAGGTTATTTGTGTACCAGAACTCTTGGGGTCTGTCTACTCGAACAATCGGTGTCATGGTCATGACTCACGGAGATGACCAGGGTTtggttcttcctcctcgagtGGCTTTGCAACAAGTCGTCGTGGTGCCAGTCGGTTTGAGCAAGGGTGAAGGCAAGAACCAGCCCATCTACGACGCTTGTTTGAAGTTGGAGAGAGAGTTGGTCGCCGCTGGTATCAGGGCAAAGGCAGACTTGAGGGAGGGTTACACTCCTGGATGGAAATTCAACGACTGGGAACTGCAA GgagttcctcttcgactcgAGCTTGGTCCTCGAGATATCGCTGCCAATACTACTCTCTCGGTCCGACGATACGACAATCACAAGACCTCATTGCctctcgctgacatctccAACACCGTCCGAACCTACCTCGATGAGATCCAAGCCTCTATGTTGGCTCGAGCCACTGACATTGTCAACAGCCGACTCATGAATGTTACGAACTGGGACGATGTGGTTCCTACACTGGACGCGAAGAATGTCTTGGTCCTACCTTGGTGTGAGGATTCTCAATGTGAGGATGACATCAAGGAGAGAAGTAAGGGACA AGCGATGAAGGGTGTTGCAGAGGATTCCAAAGCTCCCTCAGCCGGAGCCAAGTCATTGTGCATTCCCTTTGACCAGAAGAGATTTGGTCCATTCCCCGATGGAGAGGAGCAGAAGTGTGTGCAATGCGGAAAGAAGGCCAAGAGCTGGACTTTGTTCGGCAGAAGTGAGTCGACGTGTTCTGACATCAAGTGA